Proteins from one Mus pahari chromosome 18, PAHARI_EIJ_v1.1, whole genome shotgun sequence genomic window:
- the LOC110335952 gene encoding triggering receptor expressed on myeloid cells 1-like — MKYASSQKAWQRLPAGKEPLTLVVTQKSSSRPSEVHMGKYILKDDPTEAMLHVQMTDLQVADSGLYRCVIYHPPNDPVLLFHPVRLVVTKGSSDVFTPEIFPTPRLTERPILITTKHSPSDTTTTRSLPKPTAVVPSPDPGVTIINGTDAGSVFTSDVTISVICGLLSKSLVFIVLFVVTKRSFG; from the exons ATGAAGTACGCCAGCAGCCAGAAGGCTTGGCAGAGGCTACCAGCTGGGAAGGAACCCTTGACCCTGGTGGTCACACAGAAGTCCTCTTCAAGACCCAGTGAAGTCCACATGGGGAAGTACATCCTGAAAGATGACCCTACTGAGGCCATGCTACATGTTCAAATGACTGACCTTCAAGTGGCAGACTCCGGATTGTATCGTTGTGTGATTTACCATCCTCCGAACGACCCTGTTCTGCTCTTCCATCCTGTCCGCCTGGTGGTGACCAAGG GTTCTTCAGATGTGTTCACTCCTGAAATCTTTCCTACTCCAAGGCTGACTGAGCGTCCCATCCTTATTACCACAAAACACTCGCCCAGTGATACAACCACAACCCGATCCCTACCCAAGCCCACTGCTGTTGTTCCCTCTCCTGATCCTGGGGTCACCATCATTAATGGGACAGATGCTGGCAG TGTCTTCACATCCGACGTTACTATTTCAGTCATCTGTGGACTCCTCAGCAAGAGCCTGGTTTTCATCGTCTTATTCGTTGTCACGAAGAGGTCATTTGGATGA
- the LOC110335906 gene encoding triggering receptor expressed on myeloid cells 3 produces the protein MSPLLLWLGLMLCVSGLQAGDEEEHKCILEGQNLTLTCPYNIMLYSLSLKAWQRVRSQGSPETLVLTNTRKADFNVARAGRYLLEDYPTESVVKVTVTGLQRQDVGLYQCVVYLSPDNVVILYQRIRLVWCQEQPVTVIVLTCGFILNKGLVFSVLFIFLCKAGPKVLQPSKTSKVQGVSEKQ, from the exons ATGTCACCACTGCTGCTATGGCTGGGGCTGATGCTCTGTGTCTCCG GGCTCCAAGCTGGAGATGAGGAAGAACACAAGTGTATTCTGGAGGGGCAGAACCTGACCCTGACTTGTCCTTACAACATCATGCTATACTCATTGAGCCTGAAGGCCTGGCAGCGGGTCAGAAGCCAGGGTTCTCCAGAGACTCTGGTGCTCACAAACACCAGAAAGGCAGACTTCAACGTGGCCCGGGCTGGGAGGTACTTGCTGGAGGATTATCCCACGGAATCCGTCGTCAAGGTCACGGTGACTGGGCTACAGAGGCAAGATGTGGGGCTGTATCAATGTGTGGTCTACCTCTCTCCTGACAATGTTGTCATTCTATATCAGCGGATACGGCTGGTATGGTGTCAAG AGCAGCCAGTGACGGTGATCGTTCTGACATGCGGCTTCATACTGAACAAGGGCCTGGTCTTCTCAGTCCTGTTTATCTTTCTCTGCAAAGCTGGGCCTAAG GTGTTACAGCCTTCCAAGACATCCAAAGTACAGGGGGTCTCTGAGAAACAGTAG